One genomic region from Bufo bufo chromosome 3, aBufBuf1.1, whole genome shotgun sequence encodes:
- the KRT8 gene encoding keratin, type II cytoskeletal 8: protein MSIKMSKVSYRTSSSAAPRNAGFSSFSYSGAPAGSRVSSASFSLGSSYGGGSRFGSGYRTAYGGAGAGSAGITQVSVNRSLLAPLNLEIDSSIQQVRTQEKEQIKTLNNKFASFIDKVRFLEQQNKMLETKWGLLQNQKTTRSNMDGMFEAYINNLRRQLDNLGQEKYRLESDLGNMQGMVEDFKNKYEDEINKRTEMENEFVLLKKDVDEAYMNKVQLECRLEGLTDEINFLRHLYEEELRELQSQISDTSVVLTMDNNRSLDLDGIIAEVKAQYEDIANKSRTEVESMYQLKYQELQASAGRRGDDLKNTKTEISELNRYITRLQSEIDALKAQRANLEAQIAEAEERGELALKDARSKMSELEAALQKAKHDMARQLREYQELMNVKLALDIEIATYRKLLEGEENRLESGVQNLSIQTKTTGYSGVSSAYSGGLSSGFGGGIGGRIGGEYGGGYGGNYMYSSSSSPLETSRVKRSVVVKTVETKDGRVLSESSDVFTKP from the exons aTGTCCATCAAGATGAGCAAAGTGTCCTACCGCACGTCCAGCAGCGCCGCGCCCCGCAACGCCGGCTTCAGCAGCTTCTCGTACAGCGGGGCTCCGGCGGGCAGCCGGGTCAGCTCCGCGTCCTTCAGCCTGGGCTCCAGCTATGGAGGAGGCTCCCGCTTTGGCAGCGGCTACAGGACTGCCTATGGAGGTGCAGGTGCGGGCTCAGCTGGCATCACTCAGGTCAGCGTTAACCGCAGCCTGCTGGCCCCTCTCAACCTGGAGATCGACTCCAGCATCCAGCAAGTGAGGACCCAGGAGAAGGAGCAGATCAAGACCCTCAACAACAAATTCGCTTCATTCATTGACAAG GTACGATTCCTAGAGCAACAGAACAAGATGCTGGAAACTAAGTGGGGCCTTCTCCAGAACCAGAAGACAACTCGCAGTAACATGGACGGCATGTTTGAAGCATACATCAACAACCTGCGCCGGCAGCTGGACAACTTGGGGCAGGAGAAGTACCGCTTGGAATCTGATCTTGGCAACATGCAGGGTATGGTGGAGGACTTCAAGAACAA ATATGAAGATGAAATCAACAAACGTACTGAAATGGAGAATGAATTTGTCCTACTGAAGAAG GATGTAGATGAGGCGTACATGAACAAGGTGCAGCTGGAATGCAGACTGGAGGGGCTGACGGATGAGATTAACTTCCTGCGCCatctttatgaggag GAACTTCGTGAGCTTCAGTCTCAGATCTCTGACACTTCAGTTGTTTTGACCATGGACAACAACCGTAGCCTGGACCTGGATGGTATTATTGCTGAAGTGAAGGCTCAGTATGAAGATATTGCCAACAAGAGCCGTACTGAGGTGGAGAGCATGTACCAGCTGAAG TACCAGGAACTCCAGGCTTCAGCCGGACGCCGTGGGGATGACCTGAAAAACACCAAAACTGAGATTAGTGAGCTCAACCGGTACATCACACGGCTGCAGTCTGAGATTGACGCTCTTAAGGCACAG CGCGCAAACCTTGAAGCACAGATTGCAGAGGCAGAGGAACGTGGAGAACTAGCACTGAAAGATGCCCGCTCAAAAATGTCAGAATTGGAGGCTGCTCTTCAGAAGGCCAAGCATGACATGGCTCGCCAACTGAGAGAATACCAGGAACTCATGAATGTCAAACTGGCTTTGGATATTGAGATTGCCACATACAGGAAACTGCTGGAAGGAGAAGAGAACAG GTTGGAATCTGGCGTTCAGAACCTCAGTATTCAGACCAAGACCACTGGCTACTCAG GAGTTAGTAGCGCCTACAGCGGTGGACTGTCCAGCGGATTTGGAGGAGGAATTGGTGGTAGAATTGGTGGAGAATATGGAGGCGGATATGGAGGCAATTACATGTATTCCAGCAGCTCCTCACCACTGGAGACATCTAGAGTCAAACGCAGCGTAGTGGTGAAGACAGTTGAGACTAAAGATGGAAGAGTACTGTCTGAATCTTCAGATGTCTTCACAAAACCATGA